The sequence below is a genomic window from Bdellovibrio bacteriovorus.
ACGAAGTCTTTAACTTCCGTTTTCTTCATAGAAGCTTCATTCACATAAATGAAGATCGGGCGAGAAAGTGGGAAGTAAGTACCCGCCTCTACTGTTTGACGAGAGGGCGTCACCGCTTCTTTTTTAGGAGCTTTATCGCCGCCGATGATACCAACGACTTTAAGCTTTGCTTTATTCTCTTCATAATAAGCAAGAGGAACGTAACCCAAAGCGTGAAGGTCGTTTGAAACACCCGTTACAAGCGTGTTGTCATCTTCGCTGGCAGTGTAATCACCACGAGAAGACTTCGATTTACCGACGATAGCTTCCGTGAAGTAATCGAAGGTCCCAGAGTCAGAACCCGCTCCGTAAAGTTTCAAGTTTTCTTTAGGCCAAGCTGGGTTGATATCACTCCATTTTTGGATTTTACCTTGAGCTGCGGGCTCCCACATTTTTTTTAGGTCGGCCACAGAAATCGAGTTCAACCATTTGTTTTTTGGGTTCACAACCACAGCTGTTGCGTCATAAGCAACGGCTAGCTCTAGGAATTTGATTCCCGCTTTACGGCAAGCTTCAAGTTCAGAAGATTGAATCGGACGAGACGCATCTTGGATGTCAATTTCGCCACGGCAGAATTTTTTGAAGCCGCCACCTGTACCGGAAATACCCACAGTAACGCGAACCTTCCCTTTTTGTGCCGTTTGGAATTCTTCAGCCATCGCCTCTGTGATTGGAAACACAGTGCTCGATCCATCGATTTTAATAACTGGAACTTGCGCGTGAGCTGCGGACGCACCGAGAACCACACACAATGATAGAATTGCATTCTTAATCATACACACTCCTGTATAAGATATTGGTCTAGCACTAGATTGCTGCTCTGTATTGTTAAGGTTTTATTTAGATTTAGCCGTTTCGCGTTACCCAATGCTAGAGTAAACTCGAACCAGTATGGATACAAAATCGCCTAAAGAACAAGCAACTCTTCTGGAACAGATTCATAGAACGATGTCTGACAGCGTTTACATCTTCGATGTGAATGAAGAAAATCTCGTATGGATCAACGAGCGTGGCGTAGCTCGCTATGGGTACACTTTGGAAGAGATTCGCAAGATGGGACCGGAGTACTACACCCGCACGATGCACCCCGAAGACATCGACTCACTCCGCCAAAGCGTTAAAAAATCCAAAGACCTCAAGGATGGCGAGGTTTTGAATGTCGAATACCGTTTTAAAGATCACAGTGGCAATTATCACTGGCTGAGTGATCGGATCACTGTTTTTTCTCGGAACGAAAAAGGCGAGGTCGCTACCCTGCTGGGAGTCGCCACAGAAATCGATGCCCGCAAAGCCTACGAAGAAACTTTAAAAAAAACGATTCAAAAACTGAATCTTTCCCTGTCGGCGGCCAACATGGGGACGTGGGAGTGGGAATTAGAAAAAAATGTGCTTCTATGGGATTCTCAGATGTACCGCATTCACGGAATTCCCAACAATCCGGATCTGTCTCCTCTTGAAGAAGTGTGGAAGCGCTCCAACCGCGCAGACATGGAAGTTGTAAATATGCGAGTGCGTGAAGCCGCTGAGAAGCATCAAGACTTCTATGTCACCTATCGCATCACGTGGGAAAATAAAGAAGTCCATCATATTCGCTGCTACGGAAAATTCATGGCCGATGACGCCTCTCGAATGTACGGAGTTGCCTGGGATTCGACAGAAGAAGTTTTGACCGAACAACAAATTGCGGAAGCCAAAGCAAAGCTGATCTCTGCAACTAAAATGGCCGCCCTTGGAGAAATGTCTGGCGGTATCGCTCATGAAATCAACAACCCCCTGACCGTCATACAGGCCCGCGCTTTTCAACTTCAACAAATGGTCGAAAACAACAAACTTGAACCTGAAAAAATCAAACAATCGGCCGAAAGTATCAGTCGTACAGCTGACAAGATCGCGCGTATTATTAAATCATTACGCTCTTTTGCACGTGAAGGTTCTCATGATCCATTTGAGATTGTGCCGGTAAAAAAGATCGTCGAAGAGACTTTAGAGTTTTGCCGCACCCGTTTTTACAATCACGGTGTCGAAGTCGAAGTTCCCGATATTGATCCCGAGCTCGAAGTTGAATGTCGTATTATCCAGATCGAGCAGGTGCTTTTGAATCTTTTGAATAATTCATTTGATGCGATCTCTCAGCTCGATGAAAAATGGATCCGCATGGATGTGAAAGAAACGGAGGACGCTGTTGAGTTTTATATTATCGATTCAGGGAAAGGCATTCCGGAAGAAATTGCCGAACAAATCATGCTCCCCTTCTTCACCACAAAAGATGTGGGCAAAGGAACGGGCCTAGGGCTTTCTATTTCTGCAGGAATAATCAAAAATCACCAAGGTCATCTTTCGTTAAACAAAGATGCGATGAATACGACTTTTGTTTTTATTCTTCCGAAAACTCAAGAATAATTATTGACAGCGCGAGCACACGCCAAAGAAATCAAGACGGTGGGATACTTGTTTATATCCCATTGTCTCAACCATTTTTATATGCGGATCTAAATCGCAGATATGAATCGGCTCTACACGCTGGCATTGACGGCAGATGACATGGTGATGATGGTGCCCCGATTCTAAAGCCAGCTCAAAACGAGCGACACCGTCGCCAAACTCCAGACGAGAAACAAGCCCCGCCTCTTCAAACTTCTTAAGAATACGATAGATTGTGACAAGGTCCATCCCGTCGGACTTATCATCGAATTTTTTAAAGATTTCATCTGCCGAAATAGGATCAGGATGACCTAAAAGAATCTTAAGCATCTGTGTACGCTGCTGGGTGAGCTTCATCCCCGCCTTACGAACTCTTTCATTTAAAGAGTCAATATCGATATTTTTGCGTTCACTTCCACACTTAGACATAGGGGATAAATACACCACTTACCCCCGGAAATCCACTAGGATTCGCCCTTTCGCAGAGACTGTAAAGCATTTAGACAGTAATACGTGTAAGAAAGAGCTAATAGAACCGGCACAAAGAAAAAGGCCAGTGGAATATATGAAAGGAGCCCTAATAAAAGCCCCAAGCCATAGAGAGCCTTAGAGTTTCTTGCTGCAATAAGATGCCTTTCATCCTTACT
It includes:
- a CDS encoding Fur family transcriptional regulator encodes the protein MSKCGSERKNIDIDSLNERVRKAGMKLTQQRTQMLKILLGHPDPISADEIFKKFDDKSDGMDLVTIYRILKKFEEAGLVSRLEFGDGVARFELALESGHHHHHVICRQCQRVEPIHICDLDPHIKMVETMGYKQVSHRLDFFGVCSRCQ
- a CDS encoding PstS family phosphate ABC transporter substrate-binding protein, with the protein product MIKNAILSLCVVLGASAAHAQVPVIKIDGSSTVFPITEAMAEEFQTAQKGKVRVTVGISGTGGGFKKFCRGEIDIQDASRPIQSSELEACRKAGIKFLELAVAYDATAVVVNPKNKWLNSISVADLKKMWEPAAQGKIQKWSDINPAWPKENLKLYGAGSDSGTFDYFTEAIVGKSKSSRGDYTASEDDNTLVTGVSNDLHALGYVPLAYYEENKAKLKVVGIIGGDKAPKKEAVTPSRQTVEAGTYFPLSRPIFIYVNEASMKKTEVKDFVNFYLSNAASIVPEVKYVPLPAKAYELGKEHVKKNKLGTVFGGHSEVGLKIEELLKREGSL
- a CDS encoding PAS domain-containing sensor histidine kinase, which produces MDTKSPKEQATLLEQIHRTMSDSVYIFDVNEENLVWINERGVARYGYTLEEIRKMGPEYYTRTMHPEDIDSLRQSVKKSKDLKDGEVLNVEYRFKDHSGNYHWLSDRITVFSRNEKGEVATLLGVATEIDARKAYEETLKKTIQKLNLSLSAANMGTWEWELEKNVLLWDSQMYRIHGIPNNPDLSPLEEVWKRSNRADMEVVNMRVREAAEKHQDFYVTYRITWENKEVHHIRCYGKFMADDASRMYGVAWDSTEEVLTEQQIAEAKAKLISATKMAALGEMSGGIAHEINNPLTVIQARAFQLQQMVENNKLEPEKIKQSAESISRTADKIARIIKSLRSFAREGSHDPFEIVPVKKIVEETLEFCRTRFYNHGVEVEVPDIDPELEVECRIIQIEQVLLNLLNNSFDAISQLDEKWIRMDVKETEDAVEFYIIDSGKGIPEEIAEQIMLPFFTTKDVGKGTGLGLSISAGIIKNHQGHLSLNKDAMNTTFVFILPKTQE